A region from the Cannabis sativa cultivar Pink pepper isolate KNU-18-1 chromosome 9, ASM2916894v1, whole genome shotgun sequence genome encodes:
- the LOC115722825 gene encoding FAD synthetase 2, chloroplastic — protein MLATGGGGGGCSRVSLHLRECDLSLGLCSSTIAHHLSRSSPLNTSRNRIPQRMISSSLIYHKSSTEVPLLSTCFSQQEVDRGEVSSEGLSSVSGGVVALGKFDALHIGHRELAIQASKVGTPFLLSFVGMAEVLGWESRPPIVAKCDRKQVFSSWSPYCGNVAPREFEIEFSSVRCLSPQEFIEKLAKDLGVSGVVAGENYRFGYKAAGDAAELVKLCEEYGMGAYIINPVMDKNQLSISINSSNPNDRGQVSSTRVRRALAVGDMKYVSELLGRRHRLILKAKNQEVFTYNKHKLSAPKSCLLNLAPKEGFYENCYLIVGEKLVPCRVVIDTAQIHIEMDDIGTSNYFGTEDLKLLRIEFGNSQS, from the exons ATGTTGGCTACCGGCGGCGGCGGCGGCGGCTGCTCTCGTGTCTCTCTGCACCTACGAGAGTGTGACCTTAGCTTAGGTCTTTGCAGTTCCACAATAGCCCACCACCTGTCCCGCTCTTCTCCTCTCAACACTTCTCGGAATCGAATTCCGCAGAGGATGATTTCTTCTTCGCTCATCTACCATAAATCTTCCACTGAGGTTCCTCTTCTCTCAACTTGTTTCAG CCAACAGGAAGTTGATCGTGGTGAGGTTTCTTCTGAAGGATTGTCCTCAGTGTCag GTGGAGTTGTTGCGCTCGGAAAGTTTGATGCCCTTCACATTGGTCATCGTGAACTTGCAATTCAAGCTTCAAAAGTTGGAACACCATTCCTCTTGTCATTTGTTGGGATGGCAGAAGTTCTGGGTTGGGAATCCAG GCCTCCAATAGTTGCAAAGTGTGATCGGAAGCAGGTCTTTTCCTCTTGGTCCCCTTATTGTGGTAATGTGGCCCCTAGGGAGTTTGAGATTGAATTTTCAAGTGTTCGATGTCTCTCCCCTCAAGAATTCATTGAGAAGTTAGCCAAAGATCTTGGTGTGAGTGGAGTTGTGGCAG GTGAAAATTACCGGTTTGGATATAAAGCTGCTGGTGATGCAGCAGAGCTAGTAAAGCTTTGTGAAGAATATGGTATGGGGGCTTACATTATAAATCCAGTTATGGACAAAAATCAATTATCAATTAGCATAAACTCCAGCAATCCAAATGACAGAGGACAAGTGTCGTCTACTCGTGTCCGTCGTGCCCTTGCTGTCGGGGACATGAAATATGTGTCAGAGCTTTTGGGTCGCCGACATCGACTCATATTGAAGGCAAAGAATCAGGAGGTATTCACTTACAATAAACATAAACTGTCTGCTCCCAAATCCTGTTTGTTAAATCTAGCACCCAAAGAGGGCTTTTATGAGAATTGTTATCTGATTGTTGGTGAGAAATTAGTACCATGTAGAGTGGTTATAGACAcagcccaaatccatatagaaATGGATGACATAGGTACATCTAACTACTTTGGCACTGAGGACTTGAAGCTGTTGCGCATTGAATTTGGTAATTCACAatcttaa